In the genome of Arctopsyche grandis isolate Sample6627 chromosome 13, ASM5162203v2, whole genome shotgun sequence, the window ATTTTTGAGCAAAggatttgaaacaaatgtcacaataaTATGGTTTCAACCCAGTATGAGTTCTTTTGTGTATTGTGAGGCGGAATTTTTGAGCAaacgattttaagcaaatgtcacatttatgttgTTTCATCCCAGTGTGAGTTTTAATGTGTTCAGCGAGATATTCTTTTTGAGTGTATGATTTaagacaaatgtcacattgatatggtttttccccagtatgaattCTTTTGTGTAGCATGAGGCGGAAATTttgagcaaatgattttaaacagacGTCACATTTATATGGTTTCAATCCGGTATGAGTTCTAATGTGATTAACGAGAAAATCTTTTTTtacgaatgattttaaacaattgtcACATTGATacggtttttccccagtatgagttcTTTTGTGTATCGTGAGGCGGGAATTTTGAGCgaacgattttgaacaaatatcacatttgtatggttttattccAGTATGAACTGTTATGTGTATTAAAAGGGAACATTTTTCagagaatgattttgaacaaatgtcacatgagTATGGTTTTTCCACAGCatgagtttttttatgttttagaaggctggatttttgagtaaacgattttagacaaatgtcacatttatttgattttacccCAGTGTGAATTAATTTGTGTTCTACAAAGTGGGATTTTCGaacgaatgattttaaacaaatgtcacaatggtacagtttttccccagtatgagatCTCATATGTATTGTAAAGTTAGATTTGtcagaaaatgattttgaacagatatcacatttgtgtggttttattccagtATGGTATATTTCGTGCTTTACAAAATCACTTTTTCGAAGATAAGACTTtgagcaaatatcacatttgtatggtttcaacccagaatgaattttaatatgtttgagGAGATAAGCGTTTTTTaagaatgattttaagcaaatgtcacatttgtacggTTTTAATTTAGTATGGGTTTCTTTGTGTATTTCAAGTTGGGATTTAAAAGAGAACGATTTCAAGCATACATCACATTcgtatggtttttccccagtatgagttATTTTGTGTATCGTGAGTTTGGATTTTTGAGCAAAAGATTTTAAGCAAATGCCACATTTATATGGTTTTTCCACAGTATGAGTTATTTTGTGTCCAGAGAGATAATCTTTTTGagcaaatgatttaaaacaaatgtcacactgaTATGGTTTTTCCTCAGTATGAATTCTTTTGTGTCCAGTGAGATAATTTTTTTGAgcgaatgatttaaaacaaatatcacatttgtatggtttttccccagtatgaattcttgtatgtatagtaagtattgatttttgagaaaacgattttgaacaaatgtcacatttgtatggtttaatTCCAGTATGATTTGATATGTGTATTACGAGGGCATATTTTGTagagaatgattttgaacaaatgtcacatagGAATGGAGTTTCCCCAGTATGAATTCTTGTATGTATCGTAAGCTTTGATTTTCGAgaaaacgattttgaacaaatgttacatttgtatggtttttccccagtatgaattCTTGTATGTATCGTAAGTCTTGATTTTCGAGAAAacgatttgaaacaaatatcacatttgaatggttttaaTCCAGTATGAACATTAGTGTgtctaataaaattatttctttgaGCGAaagttttaaaacaaatatcacatttatataaCTTTTCTTTCATCTGATCCTTAACAGGGATGTTGTTAACATTTCGTGGCGTATTAACATCAGACTCattttcccatattaaatcgTCCAATAGAACTTCTTCTGTTTTGATATCCACACGCTTATTTAGCTTACGTTTCGaaatttcatcatttcgaaGACAAACTTTTCTGAAACTGatgagcaattccagattgttgttACAAAAACGACATATCGTATCTGGCAGTTTATCGTCTTTCTTGACCTGCAAATGCAAAAGGTTTACATTAGAATTAATTTGGATGATAATAGGTTAAGTTGAGCATTTTTATCAAATTCCAAGCCGGGTTATTTAAATAAACCGAAAAACCCTGGTTGAAATAAAGACGGGAACCACAGTTAAAACTTTTCTAGACACACTTTAAATATATAATCCATAACGATGTGTAATAAATTATTCCATTGAGatatttaaaaacttatttcatttcagtatgtatgtaagttgttcCTTTGATCCATTATATTTTGAATCGAAGAATtgatcgattttattttattttcaaaaattatgtacatacatacatacatttaatttggATTGCTAGTTTaagtgtattattaaataaaaaatatttttactttacatgGAGTATTCAAAGTAAGTGATGCGgtgcacaaaaaataaaaaaaattaaaagagtaCAAAAACTTGATAAatgtatgattaaaataaaacacactgAGAGCGAATTTACGCGTGAAAATAGTGAAGAAAGTGCCATTGAATTGTTGCAACTGATGAAAAATCCGAAAATCGAAACGTTATTGA includes:
- the LOC143921564 gene encoding uncharacterized protein LOC143921564, with protein sequence MEFPMQCRLCLSSGPDETFVSIHGNPQPHLAERISSCCQLQVKKDDKLPDTICRFCNNNLELLISFRKVCLRNDEISKRKLNKRVDIKTEEVLLDDLIWENESDVNTPRNVNNIPVKDQMKEKLYKCDICFKTFAQRNNFIRHTNVHTGLKPFKCDICFKSFSRKSRLTIHTRIHTGEKPYKCNICSKSFSRKSKLTIHTRIHTGETPFLCDICSKSFSTKYALVIHISNHTGIKPYKCDICSKSFSQKSILTIHTRIHTGEKPYKCDICFKSFAQKNYLTGHKRIHTEEKPYQCDICFKSFAQKDYLSGHKITHTVEKPYKCGICLKSFAQKSKLTIHKITHTGEKPYECDVCLKSFSFKSQLEIHKETHTKLKPYKCDICLKSFLKNAYLLKHIKIHSGLKPYKCDICSKSYLRKSDFVKHEIYHTGIKPHKCDICSKSFSDKSNFTIHMRSHTGEKLYHCDICLKSFVRKSHFVEHKLIHTGVKSNKCDICLKSFTQKSSLLKHKKTHAVEKPYSCDICSKSFSEKCSLLIHITVHTGIKPYKCDICSKSFAQNSRLTIHKRTHTGEKPYQCDNCLKSFVKKDFLVNHIRTHTGLKPYKCDVCLKSFAQNFRLMLHKRIHTGEKPYQCDICLKSYTQKEYLAEHIKTHTGMKQHKCDICLKSFAQKFRLTIHKRTHTGLKPYYCDICFKSFAQKSSIKIHKRTHTGEKPGTSKLGDANSNTAQSVSDSKSSRAQAPGADDADGEGAFALGGVGAVGPPDSGKTVKEIVKFLKETELADEAYSEIYKLSTLILTISKKNYTKIEEISMIWQFKNVYKKALEGLLSYTNETNSLLIILV